Below is a window of Veillonella rodentium DNA.
TGGTGAAGATAATCATGTTAAAGGCGGAGCGCTCATGTCCTTATCCGTAGATTATTATAAGTTGGGATATCAAACGGGCTTGATGGCTGCAAAAATCTTAACCGGTGAAGCTAAAGTTGAAGATATGCCTATCGAAACGCAAAAAGAATTTAAATTAGTTGTGAATAAAGACAAGTTGGAAAAATTGGGCATCACCTTGCCAGAGGAATTGATGAACAAAGCATCTATGATTTAATACGCAACTGGTAAGGAGTAATGTTACATGAACTGGAAAAAAGGTATTGTAATGGCCCTCAGCGCCATTACCGTAATGGCTATGGTCGCAGGTTGCGGTTCCAATACGGCATCCGGAGATCAAAAGAAAATCGGTATTATTCAACTGGTAGAGCATCCATCTCTTGATGCAGCAAATAAGGGATTTATTGACGGCCTTGCCTCTAAAGGTTACAAGGATGGCGAAAATATCAAAATTGATCAACAAAATGCACAGGCCGATCAATCTAATTTAAATAGTATTGCACAACGTTTTGTATCTGATAAAAATGATTTGGTACTTGCCATTGCAACACCGGCTGCACAGACAATGGCTAATGCATCCCATGATATGCCGATTTTAGGAACGGCTATTACCGATTATGTGACGGCCAAGCTTGTTAAATCTAATGAACATCCCGGCGGTAATGTGTCGGGTACATCGGATATGACACCTGTAGAAAAAGAGGTGGATCTTATCGTAGCATTGGTACCGAATGTTAAACGAATCGGCGCTATCTACACATCTTCGGAAATCAATTCCCAGCTACAGGTGGAAAAAATGAAAGCTTATGCTGCGACAAAGGGGATAACTGTAGTAGAAGCGACAGTATCTAATGTCAACGATATTCAACAAGCGGCAACCAATCTCGTAAATCAGGATGTGCAGGCCATTTATACGCCGACGGATAATGTAATCGCATCGGCGATGGCCAATCTGGCGCAAATTACAGATGCCGCAAAGATTCCTGTATTCGCTGCGGATGAAGGTATGACTATGACCGGTGGTGTGGCAACCTATTCTGTAGATTACTATCAATTAGGTTATCAGACCGGTTTGATGGCTGCAAAAATCTTGTCCGGGGAAGCTAAAATCGGGGATATGCCGGTTGAAACACAAAAAGAAATTAAATTAACTGTCAACGAAGAGCGTGCCAATAAATTGGGTATTACTATTCCGGAGGCACTTCGAAAAGATATGAAAAAATAGAGGAGATATTGATGTTTGATTTATTGGTAGGCACCATAACACAAGGCCTTTTGTGGTCTTTATTAGCGATTGGTGTATTCATTACATTCCGCGTTCTTGATGTGGCGGACTTGACGGTGGAAGGAACGTTTCCTATGGGGGCGGCTATTTCAGCCATTTTGATTACCAATGGTATGAATCCGATTGTATCCATTTTAGTTTCCGGCATCGGTGGTATGGCGGCAGGGGCTGTAACAGGCTGGATTCATACAAAATTAAAAATACCTGCTCTCTTAGCCGGTATCTTAACGATGATCGCCTTATACTCCATTAATCTTCATATCATGGGCAAGGCTAATGTATCCTTACTTCGTATGGATACTGTGTATAGCATGCTCGGCGGTGTATTACATACACCGAATATGTGGTCTGCGGCCATTGTAGGCATTTTGGTGGCTATCGTTGTATGTCTGTTCTTATTCTGGTTTTTCGGTACTGAAATCGGTACGGCTCTTAGGGCGACCGGTGTAAATCCGCAAATGATTCGCGCTCAAGGTGTGAATACGGATAATATGATTGTCCTTGGCCTGTTGATATCCAACGGCTTTGTAGGTATATCCGGAGCTTTAATCGGTCAAGCGCAGGGATTCGCTGATGTAGGGATGGGTATCGGTACAATCGTAATCGGCTTGGCATCTGTTATCATCGGTGAGGTTGTATTCGGTACAAAATCTTTTGTACAGAGTCTTATTGCCGTAGTGCTCGGATCTATCGTATACCGTATCGTAATTGCTACCGTTCTTTATCTCGGTATGCCGCCGAACGATTTGAAATTATTCACCGCTATTCTCGTGGCCATTGCGCTTTCCTTGCCTACATTGAAAGCAAAATGGCTGGCTCGCTAAGGAGGTTTCTATGTTAGAAGTAAAAAATATGGTAAAAACCTTCTTTAAGGGCACCATTAATGAAAAAACCGCTCTTCAGGGTATCAATCTTAGACTTGAAGAAGGTGATTTCTGTACGGTTATCGGTGGAAACGGTGCCGGTAAAAGTACGTTGTTGAACTCTATTGCCGGAGTATTTCCCGTAGATGAGGGACAAATCACAATCAATGATATTGATGTGACGAAAATGGCTGAATATAAACGCGCTAAATATATCGGTCGCGTCTTTCAGGATCCGATGGTAGGGACTGCGGGCAATATGCAGATTGAAGAGAATTTGATTCTCGCCATGCGCCGCGGTAAAAGATTGGGCCTTAAGTGGGCTTTCAAAGACAGCGAACAGGCGTTTTTTAAGGAACGCCTCGCCCTACTTGGCCTCGGTTTAGAGGAACGTTTATCGGCTCGTATGGGGTTATTATCGGGTGGTCAGCGTCAATCGATTACCTTGTTGATGGCGACCATGCTTCGCCCGGAAATTTTGCTGCTCGATGAACATACGGCGGCACTTGACCCCAAGACAGCGGAAAATGTACTGCAGTTGACGGAAAAGCTCGTATCTGAACATAATTTGACGACCCTTATGATTACTCACAATATGCGTGACGCATTGCGTTTCGGTAATCGCCTCATCATGATGGATGCGGGTCGTATCATTTATGATGTAAAAGGGGAAGAAAAGAAAAAGCTCACCGTTCAGGATCTTCTTGAAAAATTCGAAGTGGCCGGTGAAAATGCATTGAGCGATCGCATGGTTTTAGGGACGAAATAGTTTTCCTTTACAACATCAGGCAGATACTGTATACTAAATGAAGTCATTAGACACATCGTAAGCGAAGTATTCGACTCTCCGACGGTTACTTAAGCTTAGCGAGATTATTATTTTATAGGAGGTAACAGAAATGTTAACTACAGAAGCTAAATTGGCAATTATTAAAGAATATGCTACACACGAAGGTGACACGGGTTCTCCGGAAGTACAAATTGCGATTTTAACAAACCGTATTCAGTACTTAACAGAACATTTGAAGGAACATAAAAAAGATCATCATTCCCGTCGTGGTTTGTTGAAACTTGTAGGTCAACGCCGTAATATGCTTGACTACCTTCGTCGTAAGGATATCGAACGTTATCGTTCCATTATTGAAAGACTTGGTCTTCGTAAATAATAAAATTTGCCGTCCTCCGGGACGGCTTTTTTATTTATATCTTTGCAGATAAGCGGTATCAACAACTAAAGTCTTTAAATACATGGCTTATTTTTATATGATGATATATAATAATAAAGTATATGAAAAAGATGATTTATAGGAGGAATAGGAATGGAACAATTCCAAATGGACCTAGCCGGTCGTACGCTTACGATTGAGACTGGGGAACTTGCAAAACAGGCCGGCGGTGCCGTAATGGTTGGTTATGGGGATACTCGTGTACTCGTGACCGCTACGGGTTCTAAAGAGGCGAAGGATATCGATTTCTTCCCGCTTACCGTAGACTATGAAGAAAAAATGTATGCTGTCGGTCGTTTGCCTGGAGGATTTATCAAACGTGAGGCACGTCCACCGGAATCCGCTATTTTGAATAGCCGTTTGATTGATCGTCCTATTCGTCCGTTATTTAATAAGGGTGTGCGCAATGAAGTGCATGTAGTGGCAACGGTTATGTCCGTAGATCACGACTGTGATCCTGCTATATGCGGTATGATCGGTGCCTCTGCAGCGCTTTCTATTTCTGATGTTCCTTGGAACGGTCCTATCGCAGGCGTTCGCATGGGTCGTGTTAATGGTGAATTCATTGTCAATCCAACTAAAGCCCAAGCTGATGAAAGCGATCTTAACATCGTTGTAGCAGGTACGAAGGATGCTATCCTCATGGTTGAAGGCGGTGCACAGGAGGTGCCGGAAGATACAATCCTTGAAGTTATCATGACCGCTCACGAAGAAATTAAAAAAATCGTAGTTTTCCAGGAGGAGATTAAAGCTAAAGTCGGTAAGGAAAAACGCGTCTTTGAAAGTAAAGAAGTGCCTCAGGATATCGCAGAAGCAGTACGTGCATACGGCCATGATAAATTAGATGCCGCTGTTCGTTGTGCTGATAAACAACAACGTGATATTCAAGAAGCGGAAGTTCGCGCCGAAGTATTGGCCCATTTT
It encodes the following:
- a CDS encoding ABC transporter substrate-binding protein, yielding MNWKKGIVMALSAITVMAMVAGCGSNTASGDQKKIGIIQLVEHPSLDAANKGFIDGLASKGYKDGENIKIDQQNAQADQSNLNSIAQRFVSDKNDLVLAIATPAAQTMANASHDMPILGTAITDYVTAKLVKSNEHPGGNVSGTSDMTPVEKEVDLIVALVPNVKRIGAIYTSSEINSQLQVEKMKAYAATKGITVVEATVSNVNDIQQAATNLVNQDVQAIYTPTDNVIASAMANLAQITDAAKIPVFAADEGMTMTGGVATYSVDYYQLGYQTGLMAAKILSGEAKIGDMPVETQKEIKLTVNEERANKLGITIPEALRKDMKK
- a CDS encoding ABC transporter ATP-binding protein, with amino-acid sequence MLEVKNMVKTFFKGTINEKTALQGINLRLEEGDFCTVIGGNGAGKSTLLNSIAGVFPVDEGQITINDIDVTKMAEYKRAKYIGRVFQDPMVGTAGNMQIEENLILAMRRGKRLGLKWAFKDSEQAFFKERLALLGLGLEERLSARMGLLSGGQRQSITLLMATMLRPEILLLDEHTAALDPKTAENVLQLTEKLVSEHNLTTLMITHNMRDALRFGNRLIMMDAGRIIYDVKGEEKKKLTVQDLLEKFEVAGENALSDRMVLGTK
- the rpsO gene encoding 30S ribosomal protein S15 translates to MLTTEAKLAIIKEYATHEGDTGSPEVQIAILTNRIQYLTEHLKEHKKDHHSRRGLLKLVGQRRNMLDYLRRKDIERYRSIIERLGLRK
- a CDS encoding ABC transporter permease; its protein translation is MFDLLVGTITQGLLWSLLAIGVFITFRVLDVADLTVEGTFPMGAAISAILITNGMNPIVSILVSGIGGMAAGAVTGWIHTKLKIPALLAGILTMIALYSINLHIMGKANVSLLRMDTVYSMLGGVLHTPNMWSAAIVGILVAIVVCLFLFWFFGTEIGTALRATGVNPQMIRAQGVNTDNMIVLGLLISNGFVGISGALIGQAQGFADVGMGIGTIVIGLASVIIGEVVFGTKSFVQSLIAVVLGSIVYRIVIATVLYLGMPPNDLKLFTAILVAIALSLPTLKAKWLAR